The window cagggcacgcgtggcggcactccgcctccttctccggcacgtggcggcactccgcctccttctccgcctgcgctggcgctcccgagcagccagcagcctcctcgttctccgcctcgccagcaagggcggaagagacccgccgccgccccggctgctccggcgcattgtactcctcctccgcctcctaagcaagcacgaaagaagacagacgccgcagccgctccgtctgctccggcgtctagcagcacaaccagaagcgggaggcaatacaaatacggtccatctctcaagcctctagagaagttaccgtacgagaggtccgaggaggaaaacgatacgattgtgtggacccacgtgaaggagttctttgaaggggtgaaagcaaagagacatccacctccggaggagaaggtagatccgatgaaagcaaagcgcactatcgatgccctgaggaaaccgccAAAGTCTCCGTCGagagcaactatgagcgcattactgaacagacatatctccaagcctagCGGTcaggaactactgtcagtgataaaaggttaaaagaacgagcaaaggggaaaaaattgcccagctcggtgaacaagcacatcaatcgtgccccccgctcaatgtgtctaatgctccggggacggtggccggttatggcaatcttgaagattacctgcctgacgatgcacttcctgatttcatgggggtggacgaacacagatacgagtacgggaagcctctcatcaaagatgaaaaatctctgacaacaatgatgcgaagattccatagttggtacatgaaaacctgcagagagtctgaggggacgaacagtttgtatctaaacattaaagaggagcacgacctcatttCAAATGATCTACtgtgtgttccatttgatgagttcttcgcgttcttcaatcaaaaggccctcgataaattaatggtcttttgctactgcatgTAAGTACTATTTGGTCATtacgtctctatatatagctcggctctttcattgcatgtatttataattaattatcctcaatatattatgcagattgaagatcgtcgagtgcaaaaaacaagaaatttatgatattgggttcattaacacaaatatcatagatgtatttctggttgaaaagaacgtcaaagaggccgaggacaacttgctacaatcgttgatcaaaaatcaaaacaaagataccatactctttccttacaacggcaagtgagtgttactgtcgtgtgcatattcggtttcccttattactcgagcgaggttatagtaatgtaattgatgagttaggcatgcgtgcgcaggtaccactatattcttctggagattaagcttgagcgtggactagtaaccgtcttagactcgagacgaaaagatcccgaaacctatgcggacatgactgaaatgctcagcaagtaagttcaatcgatcattatcgcaccatatcggcaactttttgttcatttcctgatatctcaagtaataataattattttctttgtcttgcagggtttggaaacagttcaccgcagaagctccgggactgccgaaggagctgcgatatacatacccgaaagtaagtactactggctagctagttgcgcgcatctcccattgattttatagctatactttcatcaatgtcatttataatgcttcattatcagtctgattgacctctatttctcgtaaagtgcttgtggcaggaggaagggaatgatttctgtggatactacgtgtgcgagttcatccacaccgcgactttgaaacaagcgggctactctaaaagataatatgaagtgcgtaagcaataatattcacaatttcattttattacaccatcatttctgttgagtttcattcatatatatgtattaattaacccccttcttcaaattagacgtggcagatgcggaatgaactcctagaaccagatcgcatgaaagcaattcaagaggaattggcgggattctttcttgaccacgtcatcggtaaaaccggagaataccatgtggaaattgatttcaaatgctaggggtttgtaattaagagatcttatacatattgtacatgtatgtagccagtagcgtcggatacatgatacgaaaacttgttgttcgaccaatctctcggagaaggagaggtcgatcgatcacttctctcggtatgcatgacgaacttctgtactgaatggttctctcgatcacttatgtatatatagtacgtagcgtcgaccaagcacggacataagagaggacacttctctctattaattagctagctaacacaatatatgaaacacctaaattaaccccccccccaaacccccaacgccccctcctttcaaaaaaaaaaacccagccactggaatgctgacgcgtggatgccttttggtcccggttggagccaccaaccgggaccaaaggccccctgactgggctcggcgcacagggccacgtggaggcacattggtcccggttcgtgtttgaaccgggactaatgggtggaggtattagtaacgacccattagtgccggtttatgaaccgggactaaagacccttacgaaccgggactaattggtgtttttctactagtgataccaGAATTAATTGTAAAATTAAGtaaaaaagataaaagaaaaagaaagaagaaagaaggggaaaactAAACCCTAAACCATATATATATCTAGAGAAGAACCTAGAGTTTCAAACATCGATCCGCAGAACATATGGAACGTATCCCACGCGTTCCACATCATAGATAGTGGGCGGAAGAAAAGATATCATCCTGCCTGCAAACCaaaccatagttttaaatagcgggctatgcgTCTTAGTGGCGGGTCTCTCTAAACGATATATTGGTGCTATAGCCCGCTGTTATTTTTTTTTTTGCTCATGTGTTAGGACTAAAGTCTCAAGCGCAGGAGGTCTCTATATGCTATAGTGCCGCTATTTATAATAGTGAAAGAAACCCACCCAAAATGGATGCACATAAACAAGAAAAAGTAAACGGAACTGAAACCATAATCGTAGATTTGCTACGCAATCAAAGCTGGCTCCTTCATTCACTTGCGGCATAGAAATTTCTTGAAAGTTCAAACCATACATTAATTCGTAGCTAATGAGAGAACAGCTGGTTCAAACCACACAATGCTTTAATAAAAGGAACAGAGTGATGTTTATACCACTCTTGTTGGAGGCTTCAGCTTTATTAGAGCTAGTGATTTAACAAAATAGAAAGTCTTAATTGCTCTGATTCACAAAGCCAAACCACGACCACACGAGAATAATTGActactctccattcctaaatataagtctttttagagatttcactagggATTACATACggggcaaaatgagtgaatctgcactctaaaatgtgactatatatatccgtatgtagtttgtattgaaattatagaaagacttatatttaggaacataggGAGTATTAATTAGGCATGcatgatgtgccacaacaattttgaCAAACAGTTTGAAGAAATCTCCGTGTCCAGCAATAATAAAGTAACTCTAGTCCAGAACTCCAGATTCCAGTAAAGTACCTGGACAGGTAATAGGATGGAGGGACAAAGCAGAGATGAATCAATTGTATGTTACTGTAACTTTGAACCGGGTAGGTTCTGAGCGACTATTACTCTCTTTCTCTAACGTGCAGTGTTGTCCACCTTACCTGTGAGCTTCACCTCTTTAAGCTTCTTCAGGTGCTCTACGCCGACTATCCTTTTCGATTCCCATTTATCGAAACTCACTGTAAGTTTCTCCAGCTCTGTCATGGACCCTTCCTCGAACTTGTATACTTCGGGATATTGCCTACTGGAGTCCACTATCATATCTTTCAGTGCCGGAAATTTATGCTTGTTGCACACAACCAGTTTAGTGCCAACGTAGAATATATGTTGGAACATGATGCGCTTGAGGTCAGGCAGCTGACACAGGACATCCAATAGTTGCCCATCCTTAAGCTGTGCCCACGAAAGGGTGAACTCAACAAGATATGTTAGTGACCCAACCCATTCTGGCAATTTAGTAAATCCTCCAGCGAACCTAAGGTGCCGAAGAAGCATAGGTGGCGATTCAAGATTAATGAGATAATCCATTGTCATACCTTCGTTCTTCATATCTCCTAAGTTGAGCCACCGGAGGGAGCACATCTTGGACAGGGACAGGGCAAGCTGTTGGCGAACATCCTCTTGCTGAGGATTGTCAACAACATATACAAAGATACGTTGCAGCTGCTCTAGCTCACCGAGCTCTTTAGCAATCTCAACATCTCCGACTAGTAGTCTATCCACATCACGCAGCGCCTTCATGTTGGAGACTCCTCTGGGTGGCTTCCACATGACCCACCACTGGACGTCCTTTTTGTTGAACTTGAGGCACTCAAGTTTCTCTACATTTCTCATAGTTTCTGGTAGATCATCAAGGCGTGTCTGCTCTAagtccagtgtcagcaaatgttctAGGTCACCGACTTCGGGAGGCATCAAACTGATGTCCGTACCCTTCAAGCTCAAGAACTTCAGAAGGTACATCTTGCAAATATCCTTCATATGCTTGTTGGCTACGCCCTTGCAGTCTTCCATATCAAGTACCCTCAACAGGGTGAACTCGCCCAGCCGATCTAGCAGCTTGTGTGGTTCAAGCTCAAACATACTCAGTGAACGGACATGCTGCACCTTCATTTCATCGACGTCGGTCCTCCTATTGCGCCGCACTGTTTTTTCCTTGGACAGAGAGTCGTCGACCTTGGTGGTTCTCCCTGCTCCAGGATGGACAGAGAGACGACGAATTTTATCATACAACATCCCTTCATACTGTCCACCTACCAGGCTAACAAAGTTGGCCTCCAGGGATTTGGACACAGCGATCTCAAACATCATATCGTGCACCCGACATGTCTCCAGCCTATCGTGGAAGCTGATTACATAAGCAACTTGCTCAATCATGTTTCTACTCACCAGCTCATCGAAGTAGTCTTCTGCTACCTCCATCATGGTTTGCCCTCGCCTTGCAATAACCAGTCCTTCGGCGATCCATCTCCGCAACAGCCGAGTCTTGCTGAACTCGTAGTCCTCTGGGAAAATGCAAAGATacatcatgcaatctttgaggtaaTGTGGCAGATGGTTGTAGCTAAGTGTGAGTATTTGCCTCATCCCTTCGAGCGTAGGGTTGTTGTCCATCATGGAACCAATTGAGTTACAAACTTTCCACCACATCACTGATCCCTCGGACGAGTTATAGTTGGCGAGGAGGCTCGCAATGCTAACAATCGCCAGTGGAAGCCCACcacatttcttcaaaattttatccatTGCCTTCTCAAGATTCGTTGGGCAAGAGGCATTCATGGATCCAAATGCTCTACTAAGAAATAGCttctttgagtccgttgattcgagGGCCTTTATGTGATAGATGTAGTCACTGTACACACTAGCACGACTGCAAGCTTTAGCCACAGTTTCTATCCGAGTGGTCACAATTATTCTAATGCCACATTTGTTTTTTGGCAATTGAGATTGGATTGATTCCCAAGCAGTTATGGTCCATACATCATCGATCACAATGAGGTACCTGATTGCGATATGTATGCTGCAGTTAGGATGATTTATATAGATGTCCAAAAGAGCAGTGCTACACGCATTAAAACAATATTGTATTGAAATGAACATGACAACTTAATATTATGATGCATTCTCTGCAAATCCATATTGATTTGATGCATCGTAGGGAATACAAATAGAGCAGGTGTTAGGATTGTCCTATCCAGTGACACCGACATGTACAACTCAGAGCAACTCTAATAGATCATCAAATCGGGACGGACTCCATAAGCATCGTTGATATGATGTTTTTTACCGCGATGGCTGATCTAGCAGATTCCCTATCCCGCGCTCCATCGCCATAATTTTTGGAGCGCGCTGCAAAAAACTGCCCTGCAGACTCCATGTTTGGAGGTTGGGGGAGGACATATAGTGCTCCCTCCATCATCATTTTCTTTATATCGGTGGTTTCACGATACGCGCCCTTTCGCCACCACCCATGTCATTGCGCTGCCGCCGTTTGATGCCACTTCTGGCTCCTGGACCACCGCCATTTGCCACCGCTCACCTCCGTTACCTATCCTCAGCCGTACGACACATCGCCACAGACCTTCACCTGCATCCCACCGCCTAGGTGACTTCCGCCATGCCCCCACTACGGGAGCTCGATAAGAGCATGTCTCTGCTACCATCCGTACATTCTCTGACTTGCCGTCGAGGCCGACGTCACTCGCCTTCCATCCACTGACGCCCATCTTCCGTGTCATTAGCGCCACATCATGCGTGCTCGATCTATGTGTTCTATGACTTGCCACAAGGTATTATTCCCCAGATTATTTGATGTTGACTAGTCTAGTGCCTAGTAGATTTATATAGATGACATAGGCTTCATAATTTGTGTAGAACTAGATGTTAGTGGAGTTTTTCAATGATACTTCATCGTCTTCGGACGACCCTAAGGAAGTTTCGCCATAACAGAACAATTGGTCATAATCTGCTCAAGCAGGACTACTTTGTGCCAAAATTTTCATATCCTCCTTACTTGTTTCGGCGACACTTTGCATGTCAGAGTGATCATTCTATCAGATTGCGCATGACATGGAGAACAATGAACTGCTCTTCACGTGATGGAGGAATTCTGAAGTTTGCTTGTTTTTCCTTGTTTCGAGAAGGTGATAACGACACTTCAGATGATTGCATATGGCACACATGCAGATATCCCATGTGATAATCTTTGAAGGGTCGAAGATACATTCAAAAAGTGTGCCAACGTGTTCGTCGATGTTGTGGTTAGGATGTATGGAGCACAGTATCTGCGAGTACCCAAGGTCGAGTACATGGCAAGGCTTTTGGCAATGAGTGAAAAAAGAGGTTGGATGGGGATGCTTAAGTATTGACTGCATGTATTGGGGGTGGGAGAATTGTCATGCAGCATGACACAACCAGTTCACCAGGCATTTCTATGATCCAACTATTAATTTGGAAGGACGTGAACCAAAATATTGGAAGCGGTTGCCCCTGAGCATTTGGAGTGTTGCAAGCTCGTTTGTGATTGTCCTCGTCCTGCTCGTTTCTTGAACAATGATAAATTAGGAAAGATCATGATATGTTGGTTGATTCTACACAACATAATCATCAAGAATGATCGAGAGGAGGAGATGGCCTATGTGTATGAGTATGTTGGCACAATGGTGGGGCATCCTAGGAATCTAAATAGCATTCAGACATTTCTTCAGATGTATCAGAATATTGAACGGCGCTCGTCTCATGATCAACTACCTAAAGATTTCATTGAGCATTAGTAGCTGCTACATGGGGGTTTGTATTTTTCTTATTCATCAGTATTTTtaattgaattattttaaatttggATTATTATCATATTTAAATTAATTTTATGTTTAAATAAGCTTTGTAATAATGTTGATGAATTGTTAAATGGAAAATGAACATTTTGAATTTGATTTCAAATTGCTGTTAGAATACTGTTTACttgtaaatagataataataagCAGGAAAAACAATTATGGAGTGCGCCGTTTTGGTGGCTCCATGTTTGCACTTCGTCTCAATAGCCTCCAGAAAATTATGGAGTACACTTTAAACTAATATGGAGGTTGCGAATATGAGGCATCTCCTAGAGTTGCTCTTAGATCAGCTGTCCACTCACTCCTACAGAGCCATACATTTTGTTTTCGCAATGAAACTCCAAAATCATCTTCTCACCAATCTGTATGTAATAAAATTATTTGAAAAGCAAAAAAATACTTGCGTGCTAAATAAACATTCACCAAAAATAAAATAGTACTATTCATGCAATTAGAAATTGTTCATATATTTGCGAAAAACTTCTCACATATCTTGAAAAATGTTCATGGTATATTGGTATTTAAAAATTGTTTCACATAATTTATGATAATATTCATGTGATGTTCGAAAGTATTAACATAATAAACAATGGTTCATGTATCTTCCAAaaattgtttttggtattttaggAAGTGATCACAATTTTTTATTGTTAATATAGACTAAAAATGTGAACACGCATGATTAAAAAAAGGTCAGTATTTTTGTCATAATAATCTTTTGTTTGTCTTAGGCAAAGATAAATAGAAATTATGAAAAATGAAAAACCAATTAGTAGTAACAAATAATAAAcataaaaaagaaaggaaaaaaaaggaaaaaactagaATCCCAAGATACACATTGAAATCCGGGAAGAAACTGGTTCCGGAAAAATACAATGAAGAACCATATGCAAGATCAAGACCAACAAAAACCGCTAAAGTGATATCTCGCATGCGAGATGTGGCTCTATGCGTCGAGGAGCAGTTTGCTTCTCGTGGTGGCACATAATTTTACGCATGCGAGAAAAACGGATGGGCTTCTCAAAAAGGGgaagaaatatgattttttttggcTTCCACGAGAAGTGATTTGCGGTTTACTTCTCGTGAAGGCACATAATTTTTTGCGAGAAGCGCAACTGTGCTacacagaaagaaaaaaaatacgaATGTTTTTTTGTGTAAACAATTtgtgaattttttttctttcatgagaaGCACGGATTTGGGAAAggcaaaaaggcaaaaaaaatCCACGCATTTGGGAAAGGCAAAAAATCGTGAAAACAATTTGTgcatttttttctttcacgagaagcACAGATTTGGATCTCGTGCAGGCACAAACCTGTGCTTCTTCaaaaggaaaaataataataataaaaggtgTTTTCAGCTTCTCGAATGaaacaacacatggacttcaaactCGGAAGTTGCAGGACATGAAACCACCCATCACCCGAGACGTGAGCTCCTACCATGAGCATCGCGGCTCCCACCACTAGAGTCGTCGCCCCGGTATCCTAGACCGCCCCTCCTCGACCTCCACAATTCACGGATGCCGACGACCGATGATTGGGGAATAAGGGCCCTCGCCTTCCACCCAAAAGCTAGATCCTAGGAAGGAACGATGACCCAGGTAGCCAGATCCGGGCAAGGGCATATCACCGGCAGGCAGCAGCCATCCATCATGCTCGATCTGGTACCTCCAGATCTCATTGACATCGAGGATGTGAGGCCCCTGCCTTCCTCCCTGAGGTGCCCCTGGCACTCCCGGCCAGCCACCAACACAACATGCATTGAGCTGCGGTCATCCACGAAAGTTGCCTCCCTTGGCTGTCAAACCTCGTATATGCACAAGTACACAATGAGAAGGTCGAATGCACCACCGCTGTGCCGCCAATTGACCGCCACGACCAATGTGGCCGCTCGTAGCCTACGCCACCCTCATACCGCATCGCCCCGCCGCATATCCAGCAGACCATATTTACCACCCAAAGCATGCACCTCCGTCGCGCTGCACCCACGCCAGTGCTCCATCACCCCCGCTGGAGTGACCCAGCGCCATGGCGCCCTGTGGCAGCGACCTTGCCAGATTTGGAAGCGTTCAATTGCGCAAACCATCGCCTGAGACGACAAAAAAGCCCTGCCGCCATTGGCAACTACCGGGCTCCATGTGGCCTTGCCCTTTGGCAATggcaaggagaaggaaggagaaggaaggagaaggaggagatcaCTGGTGGGGACGGTGGTGGGGACAGTGGCTGGAAGATCCTCCCTGTGCCACGCGGGGCTATGAGGGAGGTGATAAGGGATAAGAGCGTATCTAGCCGATCCCTTAAAACCCTTCAATTCCCCAAAATGAGGAGTTAACCACACCTAGACAAACTTTAGCAGAGCAAAAAAAGAATTTAAGTTTGAGGAGTAGCCGAAGTCTCCTATTTTTACTCGGTCGCAACAAATTCTCACAAAAAAGGTTCCTTCTCCTCTCCAATGAATGACACATCCTCCTTGCACCTCCACTGCCGCATGTCACCACTGCAGCTACCGAAGACCGGTCAATGGAGCCTGAACCGCCGACAACTCTCCGGTGTCGAAATCTCGTCGGCGGCGAGGAATTTCATGAAAACATCCATCAAAAGGGGGTCCTAGTGCAGCTATGCATATCTCACCTCGTCCGCGGCTACCATAGTCTAGGGCGTCATCAAGTTGTGATACGGAATGGCATTGGTCGGTATTCTCTTCTCGGATTCTAGTGTGCTACTACTTTCGACGATGAGCTTCCAGGAGATTGTGGCGGCCGAGAACTTCCTCTACTGCGTCGGCATGCTCCTAGATTTCCTGTCATTCATCTTGCTGTGCATAAGAAGGCGCGATGCCACGCGGCCCTATAAGGTACCACTGGGCGTAGCCAGGTGTGTGGAAATGCTGGCGCCTCCTAGCCACGGTGTTGGTGAGCCTCGATGTCGTGTTGCAGCCTTTGCTGTGTGcttcatatctctctctctctctctctctNNNNNNNNNNNNNNNNNNNNNNNNNNNNNNNNNNNNNNNNNNNNNNNNNNNNNNNNNNNNNNNNNNNNNNNNNNNNNNNNNNNNNNNNNNNNNNNNNNNNNNNNNNNNNNNNNNNNNNNNNNNNNNNNNNNNNNNNNNNNNNNNNNNNNNNNNNNNNNNNNNNNNNNNNNNNNNNNNNNNNNNNNNNNNNNNNNNNNNNNNNNNNNNNNNNNNNNNNNNNNNNNNNNNNNNNNNNNNNNNNNNNNNNNNNNNNNNNNNNNNNNNNNNNNNNNNNNNNNNNNNNNNNNNNNNNNNNNNGAAAGGAAGAAGAGAAAAGAAATATGAAAAAAGAAGATTGAGAAAGAGACTTTCATGTGGGGTTAGTTCGATTGAGGACTTAAATTTGGGTGTTCAGTTAGGGCCGACAGTTTAAGTACTCAATTTTTCACGAGTTATGGTTGAGGAGGCATATAAAAGGGTAAATTATAAGAGATTGCGTAGAGATGCTCTAAGGGGCTTGTCCCTCTTTTCCACATTCATAAACACACCAGCCTCAAAGAAAGCTATAAAAATATGTGAACATATAAAAGTATATATATGAAATACAAGGACTTTTATCCGGTTTCGTAATATAACCATATAAGTATAACATTTTAGACTCCAGTACAAATATAACGCCAGATTTTTGACCATGGGTACATGGCAAATCCAATATTTTTCAAGGCAAATTATGTTCTTTGAGAATGACAAGTTTAGTTGACGAGGATGCGAAATCTGCCTCATTTCATTTTTTTTGTCAGAAAATTGCTGTACTTGTAAATTAAATTGGCCATCACCCCGCCAATATAAATTGCCATGGAAATGTTAGATTTGCCATGCCAAAAAATTGACGTTTGATTTTTAGTGTTTCCGTTACATTTTATATTTTTATAAAGACATATTGTTATTGtattatactttatttcagattaaAGTGCACGTAAGCTAACATGAACGCACAACAGTATGCGCATCATTTTTCGGGGCAGCTATGGCAAGTTCATTGCAAGTGCGAGCCATTTTTTCCCAGTTGTTGCCTATTGCGAAGTGGTCGAGCTCGCAGCGTGTAGACGAGCTATTTTTCTAGCTCAAGAACTCAATGTCCAGAAGGTGATCATAGAGACAGACTCTGCAGGTGGCGGCTAGAAAAATTGTGTCTCATCAAAAAGATCACTCAGCTAATGGGCAACTAGTTGAAGAGATCAAAGGGTTGCTTCGGTCTTTTGATGATTTTAAGGTTGCTTGGGTGCGACAGTCAGCGAATAAGGTCGCACATATTTTAGCTAGGAATGGTTGTTGTAATGCCTTATGTAAAACTTGGCTCCATGTTCCTCCCGAGTGTATTTGCTCGGAGGTAACAGATGAGGGGGCTGCGAACTATGAATAAATTAGCAAGGTTTCCCTCACACACAAAAGAAATAGTATGCGCACCACAGAACACACGCTTGCAACTGGCGTCATCTGGGTTGTTTAACTCTTTGTATGCGTACCTCGTGTTCGTAAGAagttccttcagcttcttggctagACCATCCAGATCCATTTTTTCAATGTCACCCAAGGGGTCTTCTACCTTGGCCTTGGTGTCTTGCTCAGTACCACTCCCTATCTTGGGCTTGATGATCTGCTGAAGCACACGTTTCAGCAATCCCTTCAGATCCTTACTGCCGTCGAACGTCTGGGATACAGACACTTGCGCCTGGCGCTGGAAATCCGCCTCCAGCTGCCGGCACATCTCCATGGCCAGCGTAGTCTTTCCAAGCCCTCCGAACCCCACTATGGAGAACACCTGTAGCTGCTCCGTGTCAAATTCTTTGTCACTCAccaccttgagcttcttggcgaggATTTCAGCTTGCTCCTTGATGCCGACGAACTGATGAGGATCGTCGGCAGGGCGGAGCGCATGCGCGGGCGTCGCCACAACCAGTACACGGGACGAAGAGGGAGGTGGTCGGCTGAAGCTGTAACGCGCATGGCGCTCACTGATAACAACAGCACGAGCGTAGAGCGCCCTGATCTCGCGAGCCAGTCGACGGCGAGGGAAAAGGGTCGCCACCATCTGTTTGGACCAGACGATAAAGCGGTCTCTTGGCCGGCACCGGATGCGGAAGGTatagaggtgaacgcagtcctccgcGTCGTAGTAGAGCTCGCTGACCTGCCTCACCCACTCCCGGATGAAGTGGTCAACGGCGCCCTCCTCAGCTTCTGAGTGCATGCGGAGGATGGCGTTCATGGTGGCCAGCTCGTCACTGAGCTCTGCCACCTTGCCAGCGATGCCGCGGAGTTGGCGGTACTCGTTGCCGACCAGCTGCCCGACATCGGACACAAGATGCGCCGCGCCCTGCATTCTCCCCCGCCCTCTTCTTGATTGTTTCTCTGGATGGCAGAAGCTGCAGAATTTGTTCAAGGTGGTAACAGAGTTTTGACGCTTTATGGAGCCGGTGTGTAGTTGGAACTTGTGGCTGCCTTCTTCTTGATTGTTTCTCTGGTGTGTAGTTGGAACAGAGTTTTGACGCTTTATGTATAGTGATGATATGAGGGATCCGGTTGGATTACTTTTTTTTTCTTCTGTCACCTGTCCTGTCACTGACCGGGCACGTCCGTGAACGTTTAAGGAGGGCTTGAGGCCGCCGATTGTAGATGCTCTTTTGAAGCAACTTGCACGCGTATCGGCCAGTAAAAGGGTCTTCTTCGAAAGATTCAGAACTTTCTTAAATGTCAAGTATAATCACAAAATAAGAAATAGTAGAAGTATTACACCATTGTTGCTAGGGGCG is drawn from Triticum dicoccoides isolate Atlit2015 ecotype Zavitan chromosome 4A, WEW_v2.0, whole genome shotgun sequence and contains these coding sequences:
- the LOC119284238 gene encoding disease resistance protein Pik-2-like — encoded protein: MSTDGMAVVHAAKNNNKTRESSESFEEDPFTGRYACKLLQKSIYNRRPQALLKRSRTCPRNNQEEGSHKFQLHTGSIKRQNSVTTLNKFCSFCHPEKQSRRGRGRMQGAAHLVSDVGQLVGNEYRQLRGIAGKVAELSDELATMNAILRMHSEAEEGAVDHFIREWVRQVSELYYDAEDCVHLYTFRIRCRPRDRFIVWSKQMVATLFPRRRLAREIRALYARAVVISERHARYSFSRPPPSSSRVLVVATPAHALRPADDPHQFVGIKEQAEILAKKLKVVSDKEFDTEQLQVFSIVGFGGLGKTTLAMEMCRQLEADFQRQAQVSVSQTFDGSKDLKGLLKRVLQQIIKPKIGSGTEQDTKAKVEDPLGDIEKMDLDGLAKKLKELLTNTRYLIVIDDVWTITAWESIQSQLPKNKCGIRIIVTTRIETVAKACSRASVYSDYIYHIKALESTDSKKLFLSRAFGSMNASCPTNLEKAMDKILKKCGGLPLAIVSIASLLANYNSSEGSVMWWKVCNSIGSMMDNNPTLEGMRQILTLSYNHLPHYLKDCMMYLCIFPEDYEFSKTRLLRRWIAEGLVIARRGQTMMEVAEDYFDELVSRNMIEQVAYVISFHDRLETCRVHDMMFEIAVSKSLEANFVSLVGGQYEGMLYDKIRRLSVHPGAGRTTKVDDSLSKEKTVRRNRRTDVDEMKVQHVRSLSMFELEPHKLLDRLGEFTLLRVLDMEDCKGVANKHMKDICKMYLLKFLSLKGTDISLMPPEVGDLEHLLTLDLEQTRLDDLPETMRNVEKLECLKFNKKDVQWWVMWKPPRGVSNMKALRDVDRLLVGDVEIAKELGELEQLQRIFVYVVDNPQQEDVRQQLALSLSKMCSLRWLNLGDMKNEGMTMDYLINLESPPMLLRHLRFAGGFTKLPEWVGSLTYLVEFTLSWAQLKDGQLLDVLCQLPDLKRIMFQHIFYVGTKLVVCNKHKFPALKDMIVDSSRQYPEVYKFEEGSMTELEKLTVSFDKWESKRIVGVEHLKKLKEVKLTGTLLESGVLD